The Chryseobacterium geocarposphaerae genome window below encodes:
- a CDS encoding OmpP1/FadL family transporter — MKKNKTILIAILFACVGGQKLSAQNASPYSYFGIGMFNNVDNSRNIALGNTGIALEAPDYVNSKNPAAMTSISTKNVVFDVSGLMKYNTISSNLGTDKRLSSNFTNFSAALRISKNAFVGLSMQPTTSSDYKISSTIPIEGTAGEYPITYEGSGGLSNWGASFGYKVNDNWSFGGKVKNNFGTIIRKETIATTSEIELSRDIRYTGFSYGLGTQYRKEFEDSGLLLNLGAVVNFKSKLVAKGEVGYTENKDYANTVTSKLSTKDSSLPFEFGAGISILKNDRYRATFDFMQSQWDQVANSVTPEKYYRQNTYGLGFEILPKRGRVESLSEALIYRFGLNYDTGYYKVNNAKIDKMEATVGLGIPFNKIILNVNYGYGIHGVQNNIPIRENYHMLNLSINFLDTWFTKRYLD; from the coding sequence ATGAAGAAGAATAAAACAATACTCATTGCTATACTTTTTGCCTGCGTAGGAGGTCAGAAGCTTTCGGCTCAGAATGCTTCACCCTATTCCTATTTTGGAATAGGAATGTTCAACAATGTAGACAATTCCCGGAACATAGCACTGGGAAATACAGGGATTGCCTTGGAGGCACCGGATTATGTCAATTCTAAAAACCCTGCGGCCATGACCAGTATTTCTACAAAAAATGTCGTTTTTGATGTAAGTGGCCTTATGAAATACAATACCATTTCCAGTAATTTAGGGACAGATAAAAGGCTGAGCTCCAATTTTACCAATTTTTCAGCTGCTTTACGAATCTCGAAAAATGCTTTTGTAGGATTAAGTATGCAGCCTACAACTTCTTCAGATTATAAAATCTCATCTACTATTCCTATCGAAGGAACGGCTGGTGAATATCCTATTACTTATGAAGGAAGCGGAGGACTTTCCAATTGGGGAGCCAGTTTTGGTTATAAAGTAAATGATAACTGGAGCTTTGGGGGAAAAGTGAAAAATAATTTCGGAACCATTATCCGTAAAGAAACCATAGCGACTACTTCAGAAATAGAGCTAAGCAGGGATATACGTTATACAGGATTTAGCTATGGTTTGGGAACACAATACAGAAAAGAATTTGAAGACAGCGGGCTTCTGCTAAATTTGGGTGCGGTAGTAAACTTCAAGAGTAAATTGGTGGCCAAAGGAGAAGTAGGCTATACTGAAAATAAAGATTACGCCAATACCGTTACCAGTAAGCTCTCAACAAAAGATTCTTCTTTGCCTTTTGAGTTTGGAGCCGGAATCAGTATTCTGAAAAATGATAGATACCGCGCAACTTTTGACTTTATGCAAAGCCAGTGGGATCAGGTGGCCAATTCCGTAACTCCTGAAAAATATTACCGACAGAATACCTATGGATTAGGTTTTGAGATTCTTCCCAAAAGAGGAAGGGTAGAATCATTATCAGAAGCACTTATCTACCGTTTCGGACTGAATTATGATACAGGATATTACAAGGTAAATAATGCCAAGATCGATAAAATGGAAGCTACGGTAGGACTTGGAATTCCATTTAATAAAATTATTCTGAATGTAAATTACGGCTACGGAATTCATGGCGTTCAGAATAATATTCCGATACGGGAGAATTATCATATGCTCAATCTGAGTATTAATTTCTTAGATACATGGTTTACAAAAAGATACCTCGATTAA
- a CDS encoding phytanoyl-CoA dioxygenase family protein, whose translation MKKDDAEKREDFINYKSQIADNGFSVISNIFSEEEIETIGQMIGQIDTSKETFRKSEDLFAIRQFLKEIPEIKDLIFNDNIKKLIKEVFGEQYFVVKSIYFDKPEKSNWYVAYHQDLTISVDNKTVLPNFGPWTTKQNQFAVQPPLDMLENIYTIRIHLDDTDEQNGALKVIPGSHAKGIYRPETIDWNTETEHICNVDKGGVMIMKPLILHGSNRTTNGKKRRVIHIEFSDRELPEEIQWSEKERVE comes from the coding sequence ATGAAAAAAGATGATGCTGAAAAAAGAGAAGATTTCATAAATTATAAAAGTCAAATTGCTGATAATGGGTTTTCTGTTATCAGCAATATTTTTTCTGAGGAAGAAATTGAAACAATCGGCCAGATGATCGGTCAGATTGATACCTCAAAAGAAACGTTCAGAAAATCTGAGGATCTTTTTGCCATCAGACAGTTTTTAAAGGAAATTCCGGAAATAAAAGACCTGATTTTTAATGATAATATTAAAAAACTCATCAAAGAAGTTTTCGGTGAGCAGTATTTTGTGGTAAAAAGTATCTACTTTGATAAACCTGAAAAATCAAATTGGTATGTTGCCTATCATCAGGATTTAACGATTTCTGTGGATAATAAGACAGTATTACCTAACTTCGGACCATGGACAACGAAACAGAATCAGTTTGCCGTTCAACCTCCATTAGATATGCTTGAAAATATTTATACGATCAGAATTCATCTTGATGATACGGATGAGCAAAATGGCGCGTTGAAAGTTATCCCGGGATCCCATGCCAAAGGAATTTACAGACCGGAAACAATCGACTGGAATACGGAAACCGAACACATCTGCAATGTGGATAAAGGAGGAGTGATGATTATGAAACCATTGATTCTTCATGGCTCCAACCGGACTACAAATGGAAAGAAAAGAAGGGTAATTCACATAGAATTCTCAGATCGAGAACTTCCTGAGGAAATTCAATGGTCTGAAAAGGAAAGGGTGGAATAA
- a CDS encoding DUF4270 family protein, with protein MYKYLLLCILMLFLFSCENESNTYEVGSSWTSAQSKMVMIDTLTMKMSTIIMDSVTTSGKNVMLIGNIKDQTFGKVTSSSLFELTPSTYGITSPSSAVFDSIVMYLTNTDFYYGDTLKSFKLNAYPLQDRIKLNNGYLYNKSNFNYSPNSVGSAEFYPRPGTDSSYVKMRLDQSYGLSIFNTLKNNDVATQENFLNFFKGLALVPSSDNNAMMRFKMNSTYEIQINKSTKEKVSNTVRLYYHTTSQNGTELLKYTLDLKPSSTYSYNKIGYDFSGSELANLTPKTPIPSQNLGNKTYLMAGIGVFTKVEVPYLKSLKNLYQNYKVIDATLSLSPVAGYYSNSFYNPGALYYYWGDKLNHVVGSYSQSDGSSEITASLSNASEFQNEHSYDFSFKTYVNTILSESADSNYNTLIYPSSYTDVLSGKVVFGDQKNKTNPAKLKVYMLGY; from the coding sequence ATGTACAAATACCTTTTATTATGTATTTTAATGTTGTTTCTTTTTTCCTGTGAAAATGAAAGCAATACTTATGAAGTAGGGAGTTCCTGGACGAGTGCTCAGTCTAAGATGGTAATGATTGATACCCTTACCATGAAAATGTCTACCATCATAATGGATTCTGTGACGACTTCAGGAAAAAATGTGATGCTTATCGGAAACATAAAGGATCAAACATTTGGAAAGGTAACTTCTTCTTCTCTTTTCGAGCTTACGCCTTCTACATATGGAATAACTTCCCCTTCATCAGCCGTTTTTGATTCTATCGTAATGTATCTTACCAATACTGATTTTTATTACGGAGATACACTGAAAAGTTTTAAACTGAATGCTTATCCTTTACAAGATAGAATAAAGCTAAACAACGGATATTTATATAATAAAAGTAATTTTAATTATTCTCCCAATTCAGTAGGAAGTGCTGAATTTTATCCAAGACCCGGAACAGACAGTAGTTATGTGAAGATGCGTCTTGACCAGTCTTATGGACTGAGTATTTTTAATACGCTGAAAAATAATGATGTGGCGACTCAGGAAAATTTCCTGAACTTTTTTAAAGGATTGGCACTTGTTCCTTCCAGCGATAATAATGCTATGATGCGTTTCAAGATGAATTCTACCTATGAAATTCAGATTAATAAAAGTACTAAAGAAAAAGTATCAAATACAGTAAGGCTATATTATCATACAACCTCACAAAACGGAACAGAATTGCTAAAATATACTTTAGATTTGAAACCAAGTTCAACCTATAGTTACAATAAAATTGGATATGATTTTTCGGGTTCTGAACTTGCTAATCTTACTCCCAAAACGCCAATACCTTCCCAAAATTTAGGAAATAAGACATATCTCATGGCAGGGATCGGAGTATTTACTAAGGTTGAAGTTCCTTATCTCAAGTCACTGAAAAATCTGTATCAAAATTATAAAGTCATAGATGCTACACTTTCATTAAGCCCGGTTGCAGGATATTATTCTAACAGCTTCTATAATCCAGGTGCATTGTATTACTATTGGGGAGATAAGCTTAACCATGTTGTAGGTTCATATTCACAAAGTGACGGATCCAGCGAGATTACGGCAAGTCTTTCTAATGCCAGTGAGTTTCAAAATGAACACTCTTATGACTTCTCTTTCAAAACTTATGTGAATACCATATTATCCGAATCGGCGGATTCAAATTATAATACATTGATCTATCCTTCTTCCTATACAGATGTTTTATCAGGAAAAGTAGTATTTGGAGATCAAAAAAATAAAACAAATCCTGCCAAGCTGAAAGTTTATATGTTGGGATATTAA
- a CDS encoding DUF4907 domain-containing protein, with product MMMIKRFRKFLFVSGIIMVGCQKKNSDFEIKITKQDAGYGYQIIKKKRILINQPYIPAINKQLPFKNSMEAHKTANLVMSKIGKLSLPRVSVQELDSMNITY from the coding sequence ATGATGATGATTAAAAGATTTAGGAAGTTCCTTTTTGTTTCGGGGATTATTATGGTTGGCTGCCAGAAAAAAAACAGTGATTTTGAGATCAAGATTACTAAACAGGACGCCGGATATGGTTATCAGATCATTAAAAAGAAGAGGATTCTTATCAACCAGCCATATATTCCCGCTATCAATAAGCAACTGCCTTTTAAAAATAGTATGGAGGCTCATAAAACAGCCAATCTTGTGATGAGTAAAATAGGAAAACTTTCTTTACCGAGGGTTTCCGTACAGGAATTGGACTCTATGAATATTACGTACTGA
- a CDS encoding sensor histidine kinase, with amino-acid sequence MIAFFPPLRKPPHFPPPGGFMRPGRMMKFNHDLNFYDIFFKIGLFSIVFSTLLFFVDKWTENGKKIKELEFERQSSELKILREQINPHFFFNALNSIYSLSIVQSKETPRVILILSDIMRYVLSTKNRQKNNLEDEINNIKKYIEIQSIRFKKYNNIHCVFEGNFKAYEIEPLLLLTFVENAFKHADIRKGPLDLFVYMKDDILGFNIKNFYEKKNADTFSSNKMGIKNTKMKLDLIYPEKYQLYINDNGSEYQIKLRLQLN; translated from the coding sequence ATGATCGCTTTCTTTCCTCCTTTACGAAAACCTCCGCATTTTCCTCCGCCGGGAGGCTTTATGAGGCCTGGAAGAATGATGAAATTTAATCATGATCTTAATTTTTATGATATTTTCTTCAAAATAGGTCTTTTCTCAATTGTTTTCAGCACTCTGCTTTTCTTTGTCGATAAGTGGACGGAAAACGGCAAAAAAATAAAAGAATTGGAATTCGAAAGACAGTCAAGTGAATTAAAGATCCTTCGTGAACAGATTAATCCTCATTTCTTTTTTAATGCTTTAAACAGTATTTATTCGCTTTCGATTGTGCAATCTAAGGAAACACCGAGAGTTATTCTTATTCTGTCTGATATTATGCGTTATGTGCTGAGTACGAAAAACAGGCAGAAAAACAATCTGGAAGATGAAATAAATAATATTAAAAAATATATAGAAATACAGTCTATCCGTTTTAAGAAATATAACAATATCCATTGTGTATTTGAAGGCAATTTCAAAGCGTATGAAATAGAACCTCTTCTGCTTTTAACCTTTGTAGAAAATGCATTTAAACATGCAGATATAAGAAAAGGACCTCTAGATCTCTTTGTCTATATGAAAGATGATATATTAGGTTTTAATATCAAAAACTTTTATGAAAAAAAGAATGCAGATACCTTTAGCAGCAATAAAATGGGAATAAAAAATACCAAAATGAAACTTGACCTGATATATCCTGAGAAATATCAGCTTTACATTAATGATAACGGCTCCGAATATCAAATTAAATTAAGACTTCAACTGAACTAA
- a CDS encoding LytR/AlgR family response regulator transcription factor, with protein MNCIIVDDEELAHNVIEEYISRIPFLNLVKNCYDIQETIQVLQNNSVDLIFLDINLPNISGIEFLKSFNKLPNVIITTAYDDCAVQGFEMDVIDYLLKPFSFERFLKAVYKSYNLQTNTKIVQEKNNQNLFSESFIFVRSNNEDVKLNLSEIVRINALKDYIIIYTETRKLIIHQTMKSISEKIDAENFIRVHNSHIISLRHLQSIGKNNLLIGNERIPVSEKYKAYLNKTIEKYK; from the coding sequence ATGAATTGTATTATTGTAGACGACGAAGAACTTGCCCACAACGTCATTGAAGAATATATCTCGAGAATTCCTTTTCTGAATCTGGTAAAAAACTGCTACGATATTCAGGAAACCATTCAGGTCTTACAAAACAACAGTGTAGACCTTATTTTTCTTGACATTAATCTTCCCAATATTTCCGGAATCGAATTTTTAAAAAGCTTTAATAAACTTCCTAACGTGATTATCACAACTGCTTATGACGATTGTGCTGTTCAGGGGTTTGAAATGGATGTTATCGATTATTTACTAAAGCCATTTTCCTTTGAGCGTTTTCTGAAGGCTGTTTATAAAAGCTATAATCTTCAGACTAATACTAAAATAGTACAAGAAAAAAACAATCAGAATCTCTTTAGCGAATCTTTTATTTTTGTGCGTTCCAACAATGAAGATGTAAAACTTAATTTAAGTGAAATTGTGAGAATTAATGCGCTGAAAGATTACATTATAATCTATACAGAAACCCGCAAGCTCATTATCCATCAAACCATGAAATCTATTTCGGAAAAGATAGACGCTGAGAACTTTATCCGTGTTCACAATTCACACATCATTTCACTCCGTCATTTACAGAGTATCGGAAAAAACAATCTGCTGATAGGAAACGAAAGAATTCCCGTAAGTGAAAAGTACAAGGCTTATCTCAACAAAACCATTGAAAAATATAAATAA
- a CDS encoding Kelch repeat-containing protein has protein sequence MNRKLSIFALTIVGTFLVTSCKNDDDEELMGNWVRVSDLDGKPRSNASAFVVNGKGYITGGYDGEYYYNDLWSYDPSLNAWTQKADFPGSKRSSAVGFATNSYGYVGTGYDGLNKLKDFYKYDPSSNTWSQIVNFPGTERYAALAFGINNKGYVGTGYDGSELKDFYKYDESSSSWSAITSLGGSKRRDGAVFVINNIAYVGFGTNNGSLVSDFWAFDPNAETWTRKVDTSNDDDSQNRTSTAAFAAGGLGYVSTGSTGGVVNTTWEYNPATNDWTERTGFEGSARESACSFSIGNYGYVLTGNSGSSYFDDIWVFHPNESENDDD, from the coding sequence ATGAATCGTAAACTTTCAATCTTCGCTCTTACTATTGTAGGAACATTTTTAGTAACAAGCTGCAAAAATGATGATGACGAGGAGCTAATGGGGAATTGGGTAAGAGTATCTGATCTAGATGGTAAACCTCGATCTAATGCATCTGCTTTCGTAGTAAATGGAAAAGGATATATCACAGGAGGATATGATGGGGAATATTATTATAATGACTTATGGAGTTATGATCCTTCTCTGAATGCCTGGACACAAAAGGCTGACTTTCCCGGTTCAAAAAGAAGCTCTGCAGTAGGTTTTGCGACTAATTCTTATGGATATGTAGGAACAGGATATGACGGATTGAACAAGCTAAAGGATTTTTACAAATACGATCCTTCCTCTAATACCTGGAGCCAGATTGTAAACTTTCCGGGAACAGAAAGATATGCCGCGTTAGCTTTCGGGATCAATAACAAAGGATATGTAGGAACAGGCTATGATGGAAGTGAGCTGAAGGATTTTTATAAATATGATGAATCTTCTTCATCTTGGAGTGCTATCACAAGTTTAGGAGGGTCTAAAAGAAGAGACGGGGCTGTTTTTGTTATTAACAATATTGCTTATGTAGGTTTTGGAACCAACAACGGAAGCCTTGTTTCAGACTTCTGGGCATTTGATCCTAACGCTGAAACATGGACGAGAAAAGTAGATACCAGCAATGATGATGATTCACAAAACCGTACTTCTACAGCAGCATTTGCAGCCGGAGGTTTGGGTTATGTTTCTACAGGATCTACAGGTGGGGTTGTCAATACAACTTGGGAATACAATCCTGCAACAAATGACTGGACAGAAAGAACAGGCTTTGAAGGTTCTGCCAGAGAAAGTGCTTGTTCATTTTCAATAGGAAATTACGGATATGTACTTACGGGGAACAGTGGTTCATCTTATTTTGATGATATCTGGGTTTTCCATCCAAACGAAAGTGAAAATGATGATGATTAA